A stretch of the Mycobacterium sp. ITM-2016-00317 genome encodes the following:
- a CDS encoding glycosyltransferase family 39 protein: MAAAATVLSITAYAYFVSKGMALGYKDSISHLQIAARTLNSPTAGFAQLGGVWLPLPHVLMLPLVWFTPFYYSGFAGSAVSMIAYVVACVYVYKMALDLTRSRPAALAATAVFALNPNVLYMQSTPMTELLLFAAIVAMAYYIQRWIQVTDHERKYRYLFAAAVAAFIACLTRYEAWPLTLTMGAVVAVVTWRQYGRHAVAGMSLAFGFVAGAAIVLWMGWNQLIFGNALNFQNGQYAKPSLWVGEGEPSVGHPWVAAQTYWYAVVENLGIAVTLAMIVGAGCLLARRQLDSLPVLGLLVIAPFFVFALTVGQRPLHVMQINHDLYNVRFGLMLVVPAAILVGYLVSVLPARCWVAGAMVAAAWTLIPAESHGPAGVVTATEGSVGFPETADTTSAFLAEHYDGGVILIESFGNESILFKARIPLNNNVYEGSYQKWDPALSNPPGQQIRWIVTRSGNGADQTFTELQASHKLTAYREVFRNDLYIVYQFKD; the protein is encoded by the coding sequence GTGGCGGCGGCCGCGACGGTGCTGTCGATCACCGCGTACGCCTACTTCGTCAGCAAAGGCATGGCGCTCGGGTACAAGGACTCCATCTCCCACCTCCAGATAGCGGCCAGGACGCTGAACAGCCCGACGGCCGGCTTCGCGCAGCTCGGCGGTGTGTGGCTTCCGTTGCCGCACGTCCTGATGCTGCCGCTGGTGTGGTTCACCCCGTTCTACTACAGCGGGTTCGCCGGCAGCGCGGTGAGCATGATCGCCTATGTCGTCGCGTGCGTCTACGTCTACAAGATGGCGCTCGACCTCACCCGCTCCAGGCCGGCGGCGCTGGCCGCGACCGCGGTGTTCGCTCTGAACCCCAACGTGCTCTACATGCAGTCCACGCCGATGACCGAGCTGCTGTTGTTCGCCGCGATCGTCGCGATGGCCTACTACATCCAGCGCTGGATCCAGGTCACCGACCATGAACGCAAGTACCGGTACCTGTTCGCCGCGGCCGTGGCCGCGTTCATCGCGTGTCTGACCCGCTATGAGGCGTGGCCGCTGACGCTGACGATGGGCGCGGTGGTGGCGGTGGTCACGTGGCGGCAGTACGGCAGGCACGCCGTCGCGGGCATGTCCCTGGCCTTCGGCTTCGTCGCGGGGGCGGCCATCGTGCTGTGGATGGGCTGGAACCAGCTCATCTTCGGGAACGCGCTGAACTTTCAGAACGGGCAGTACGCCAAACCCTCGCTATGGGTGGGGGAGGGGGAGCCCTCGGTGGGCCACCCCTGGGTCGCCGCGCAGACGTACTGGTACGCCGTGGTCGAGAATCTCGGGATCGCGGTGACGCTCGCGATGATCGTCGGGGCGGGCTGTCTCCTCGCACGCCGCCAACTGGACTCACTGCCGGTGCTCGGATTGTTGGTGATCGCGCCGTTCTTCGTGTTCGCGCTGACCGTGGGGCAGCGTCCGCTGCACGTGATGCAGATCAACCACGACCTCTACAACGTGCGGTTCGGATTGATGCTGGTGGTTCCCGCGGCGATCCTGGTCGGTTATCTCGTCAGCGTGCTGCCGGCGCGGTGCTGGGTCGCGGGCGCGATGGTCGCCGCGGCGTGGACGTTGATCCCGGCCGAGTCGCACGGTCCGGCAGGCGTGGTCACCGCGACCGAGGGCAGCGTCGGCTTCCCCGAGACAGCAGACACCACGAGCGCTTTCCTGGCCGAGCACTACGACGGCGGCGTGATCCTGATCGAGTCGTTCGGCAACGAGTCGATCCTGTTCAAGGCGCGGATCCCGTTGAACAACAACGTCTACGAAGGCAGCTATCAGAAGTGGGACCCGGCGCTGAGCAATCCGCCGGGCCAGCAGATCCGGTGGATCGTCACCCGATCGGGCAACGGCGCCGACCAGACGTTCACCGAGCTGCAGGCGTCTCACAAGCTGACCGCCTACCGCGAGGTGTTCCGCAACGACCTCTACATCGTCTACCAGTTCAAGGATTGA
- a CDS encoding glycosyltransferase, which produces MTGDAVSLRPITRICRFGIVGGGCFVVQLGLLHLLDGFMHLYYADVVAFLASAQVNFVLSLLFTWGDRRHEELVRLRWLKFNANALVSVFLVNASVFYLLVHLGLPYWAAMLAANVASSVWTFLVNHLIVFKAQPTQPKSLTTPEKAIMRTLPVDTSHSPSVALFMPAYNEAANLGDVIARAHRFFDEAGISERAVIVVDDGSSDGTAAVLAEFAASQAVSVVTHDGNQGYGRALRSGFAAALATGCEWVAFCDSDGQFNPGDMALLMVTAYTHHVDVVLGVRLKRADNVVRRIAGRGWHLISRMVLKYDATDVDCGFKLLHRSAIEAVVPELRSDYAAISPELLARLHRAGTRCVEVPVPHYPRAHGTQSGLQPKVVLRSFRDLYLVRRELAVRAVAPVPSALQAYLPVAGQEAV; this is translated from the coding sequence ATGACCGGTGACGCCGTGTCTCTACGCCCCATCACCCGCATCTGCCGCTTCGGCATCGTCGGTGGCGGGTGCTTCGTGGTGCAGCTAGGACTGCTGCACCTGCTCGACGGGTTCATGCACCTGTACTACGCCGACGTGGTCGCGTTCCTTGCTTCGGCTCAGGTGAACTTCGTGCTGAGCCTGCTGTTCACCTGGGGCGACCGCCGTCACGAGGAGTTGGTGCGGCTGCGGTGGCTGAAGTTCAACGCCAACGCGCTCGTGTCGGTGTTCCTGGTCAACGCCAGCGTGTTCTACCTGTTGGTCCACCTCGGTCTGCCGTACTGGGCGGCCATGCTCGCGGCCAACGTCGCCAGCTCAGTGTGGACCTTCCTCGTCAACCACCTGATCGTGTTCAAAGCCCAGCCCACCCAACCGAAGTCACTCACCACACCGGAGAAGGCCATCATGAGAACGCTGCCCGTCGATACGTCGCACTCGCCGAGTGTGGCGCTGTTCATGCCCGCCTACAACGAGGCCGCCAACCTCGGAGACGTCATCGCTCGGGCGCACCGGTTCTTCGACGAGGCCGGCATCTCCGAGCGGGCCGTCATCGTGGTCGACGACGGTTCGTCCGACGGCACCGCTGCCGTGCTGGCCGAGTTCGCCGCCAGCCAGGCGGTTTCGGTCGTCACGCACGACGGCAACCAGGGCTACGGCCGGGCCCTGCGGTCGGGCTTCGCGGCCGCGCTCGCGACGGGCTGCGAGTGGGTGGCGTTCTGTGACTCCGACGGCCAGTTCAACCCCGGTGACATGGCGCTGCTGATGGTGACCGCGTACACCCACCACGTCGATGTGGTGCTCGGGGTGCGGCTCAAGCGCGCCGACAACGTGGTACGGCGCATCGCCGGGCGCGGCTGGCACCTGATCAGCAGGATGGTGCTCAAATACGACGCCACCGACGTCGACTGCGGCTTCAAACTGCTGCACCGGAGCGCCATCGAGGCGGTCGTGCCCGAACTGCGCAGCGACTACGCGGCGATCTCACCGGAACTGCTGGCCCGGCTGCACCGCGCAGGCACCCGGTGTGTCGAAGTGCCCGTCCCGCACTACCCCCGTGCCCACGGAACCCAGTCGGGCCTGCAGCCCAAGGTCGTGCTGCGGTCGTTCCGCGATCTCTATCTCGTGCGTCGCGAACTCGCCGTGCGCGCGGTCGCACCGGTGCCCAGCGCGCTGCAGGCCTACCTGCCCGTCGCCGGTCAGGAGGCGGTGTGA
- a CDS encoding PQQ-dependent sugar dehydrogenase: MHPLITMVATVLDSVLAPLLDDNGPITQTNTPLLWTVLAWVRRQLEPYVAQRPRPPVAEVVAGPPVAGRADIPGVHDPIDDPDAVRHGLPEHLERQVLIDGLVQPTDFRFLPNGDILVAEKGGAIKLFHDGHVHAEPVITLVTLPTDTDEERGLLGIELDPDFDDNGYLYVSYTTAQNFDRLSRLTVTGHTADPASEVVLMESDQPGNIYHHGGEVHFGPDGKLYWAMGMNTYNPNSQNLSNVHGKILRLNPDGTASADNPFLDTPGAIPQIWAYGLRNPFRFTFTPDGQLLSGDVGGDAWEELNIVTGGANYGWPSAEGVCTNCGYVNPIYTYAHTPAPAKAGSITSVMVYTGDKLGDEYLNKVFIADYTLGWIKTLTFDSQFTSFISEEIFDDDAGTAVKLAQGPDGNIYQLNIFPGTLSRIVPSGGNRAPSAVITAGRDNGLPPLAIDFSSAGSTDPDPGTTLTYAWDFGDGTTSAEANPTRVFSTNGSYLVTLTVSDGEKTGRATQRIVVGSTAPTATITSPVQNSQYSAGDVLSFTGVGADAEDGVLPDAAYKWTIQFGHADHVHPFRDNIIGPSGMVVLPRSSDNVDTTFYRITLTVTDSSGLSTTETVEIKPRLAPMTFTASDPNAVYTIDGIPHRGTFTEMGVVGVERVVGAVSPQYLPDGQLVFNSWSNGEAATHIIVTPLTGGTYTVNYDKFSTPPTPWRETDIGHPTLTGYSSYGGGVFTIRGAGGDIWGPTDEMHYVYQPFDGDGTIIARVTSQTDTDDWAKSGIIIKESATAGSKYVLLAVTPENGVTFQYDFDGDGGSAAYTLPNAWLKLERQGDVFRGYTSSDGLAWTLVGETTLAMAGGVTGGLAVTSHKYDTLNTTRFDNVSIVSGKQWRSTDVGGTRLTGSTTHSGGTYTLTGSGDDIWGGADQMHLAYQSLPGDGVIVAHVASFTGVTDGWAKAGVIVKQSAAAGAPYALLAVTPANGVNFQHGFNANSAAATTGDWLKLVRAGNTVTGLVSVDGLLWTEVGSATVPLGDDAIIGMFVSAHDGSALATATFDQVSVDKSATSSVPPAPWVTEDVGAPRLAGSATYAGGTFTVNGAGDDIWGEADQFHFVHQSLTGDGDIVARVAAQESGTDDWAKSGVMIKQSAAAGAPYVLVAVTPANGVTMQHGFAVDVGSAPHTPGEGWVRLSRSGTQLTGYTSADGVTWTRLGTVTLDLGADVEIGLFVTSHNGSQVNTSVFDHVVVTGADVTAPAAVAV, encoded by the coding sequence GTGCACCCGTTGATCACGATGGTCGCGACCGTGCTCGACTCCGTGCTGGCGCCGCTGCTCGATGACAACGGGCCCATCACGCAGACGAACACGCCGTTGCTGTGGACCGTCTTGGCCTGGGTCAGAAGGCAACTCGAACCCTATGTCGCCCAACGTCCGCGGCCTCCCGTCGCAGAGGTGGTAGCCGGCCCGCCCGTGGCGGGGCGCGCGGACATCCCCGGGGTTCACGACCCGATCGACGATCCGGACGCCGTACGGCACGGGCTGCCCGAGCACCTCGAGCGCCAGGTGCTCATCGACGGTCTGGTGCAACCCACGGACTTCCGCTTCCTGCCCAACGGGGACATCCTGGTCGCCGAGAAGGGCGGCGCCATCAAGCTGTTTCACGACGGACACGTGCACGCCGAACCGGTGATCACGCTCGTCACGCTGCCCACGGACACCGACGAGGAGCGGGGTCTGCTCGGCATCGAACTCGATCCCGATTTCGACGACAACGGCTACCTCTACGTCTCGTACACCACCGCCCAGAACTTCGACCGGCTCTCCCGGCTCACCGTCACCGGACACACCGCCGACCCGGCGTCCGAAGTCGTGCTGATGGAATCCGACCAACCCGGAAACATCTATCACCACGGCGGCGAGGTGCATTTCGGTCCGGACGGCAAGTTGTACTGGGCCATGGGGATGAACACCTACAACCCCAACTCGCAGAACCTGTCCAACGTCCACGGCAAGATCCTGCGACTCAATCCGGACGGCACCGCGTCCGCCGACAACCCGTTCCTCGACACTCCCGGAGCGATCCCGCAGATCTGGGCGTACGGACTGCGAAACCCGTTCCGGTTCACGTTCACCCCCGACGGACAGCTGCTCTCCGGCGACGTCGGCGGCGACGCCTGGGAGGAACTCAACATCGTCACCGGGGGCGCCAACTACGGCTGGCCGTCTGCCGAAGGCGTCTGCACCAACTGCGGATACGTCAATCCGATCTACACCTACGCGCACACCCCTGCGCCGGCGAAGGCAGGCTCGATCACCTCGGTGATGGTCTACACCGGCGACAAACTCGGCGACGAGTACCTCAACAAGGTCTTCATCGCCGACTACACGCTCGGATGGATCAAGACCCTGACGTTCGACTCCCAGTTCACCAGCTTCATCTCCGAGGAGATCTTCGACGACGACGCCGGCACCGCGGTCAAGCTCGCGCAGGGCCCCGACGGGAACATCTACCAGCTGAACATCTTCCCCGGCACGCTGTCCCGGATCGTGCCGTCCGGCGGCAACCGGGCACCGTCGGCGGTCATCACCGCCGGCAGGGACAACGGGTTGCCGCCGCTGGCCATCGATTTCTCGTCGGCCGGATCGACCGATCCGGATCCGGGCACCACGCTGACCTACGCGTGGGACTTCGGTGACGGAACCACCTCTGCCGAGGCCAATCCGACGAGGGTGTTCAGCACCAACGGCTCCTACCTCGTCACGTTGACCGTCAGCGACGGTGAGAAAACCGGCAGGGCGACCCAACGCATCGTGGTGGGCAGCACCGCGCCGACCGCGACGATCACCAGCCCCGTGCAGAACTCGCAGTACAGCGCCGGCGACGTCCTCTCGTTCACCGGTGTCGGCGCCGATGCCGAGGACGGCGTGCTTCCCGACGCCGCCTACAAGTGGACGATCCAGTTCGGTCACGCGGACCACGTGCATCCCTTCCGGGACAACATCATCGGACCCAGCGGGATGGTGGTGCTGCCGCGAAGCTCCGACAACGTCGACACCACCTTCTACCGCATCACCCTCACGGTCACCGACAGCAGCGGACTCTCCACCACCGAAACCGTGGAGATCAAACCCCGCCTGGCGCCGATGACGTTCACCGCCAGCGATCCGAACGCGGTGTACACGATCGACGGCATACCGCACCGGGGCACGTTCACCGAAATGGGTGTCGTGGGCGTCGAACGCGTGGTGGGTGCGGTGTCGCCCCAATACCTGCCCGACGGTCAGCTGGTGTTCAACAGCTGGTCGAACGGCGAAGCGGCCACCCACATCATCGTCACACCGCTGACCGGCGGTACCTACACCGTCAACTACGACAAGTTCAGCACCCCGCCGACGCCGTGGCGTGAGACCGACATCGGGCACCCGACGCTGACCGGTTACTCGTCCTACGGCGGCGGCGTGTTCACCATCCGCGGTGCGGGAGGCGACATCTGGGGTCCGACCGACGAAATGCACTACGTGTACCAGCCGTTCGACGGCGACGGGACCATCATCGCGCGGGTGACGTCGCAGACCGACACCGACGACTGGGCGAAGTCCGGGATCATCATCAAGGAGTCGGCGACCGCGGGCAGCAAGTACGTCCTGCTCGCCGTCACCCCGGAGAACGGGGTGACCTTCCAGTACGACTTCGACGGTGACGGCGGCTCGGCGGCGTACACGCTCCCGAACGCGTGGTTGAAACTCGAGCGCCAAGGCGATGTGTTCCGCGGCTACACCTCCTCGGACGGCCTGGCCTGGACGTTGGTGGGGGAGACCACGCTGGCCATGGCGGGCGGGGTGACCGGCGGTCTGGCGGTGACCTCACACAAGTACGACACGCTCAACACGACGCGGTTCGACAACGTCAGCATCGTGTCCGGCAAGCAGTGGAGGAGCACCGACGTCGGCGGGACCCGCCTGACCGGCAGTACCACCCACTCCGGCGGCACGTACACCTTGACCGGCAGCGGTGACGACATCTGGGGCGGCGCGGACCAGATGCACCTGGCGTACCAGAGCCTGCCGGGGGACGGCGTGATCGTGGCCCACGTCGCGTCGTTCACCGGTGTCACCGACGGGTGGGCCAAGGCGGGCGTGATCGTCAAACAATCGGCCGCGGCCGGTGCCCCGTACGCGCTGCTCGCCGTGACACCGGCCAACGGTGTCAACTTCCAGCACGGGTTCAATGCGAACTCCGCGGCGGCCACGACGGGCGACTGGCTCAAGCTGGTCCGTGCCGGCAACACGGTCACCGGGCTGGTGTCCGTCGACGGCCTGCTGTGGACCGAGGTCGGTTCGGCCACAGTGCCACTCGGCGATGATGCGATCATCGGGATGTTCGTGAGCGCCCACGACGGCTCCGCGCTCGCGACTGCGACATTCGACCAGGTCTCGGTGGACAAGAGCGCGACGTCGTCGGTGCCGCCCGCACCCTGGGTGACCGAGGACGTCGGGGCGCCACGGCTGGCCGGATCGGCGACCTACGCCGGTGGCACGTTCACCGTCAACGGTGCCGGCGACGACATCTGGGGTGAAGCGGACCAGTTCCACTTCGTGCACCAGAGCCTGACCGGCGACGGCGACATCGTCGCTCGGGTCGCAGCCCAGGAATCCGGGACCGACGATTGGGCCAAGAGCGGCGTGATGATCAAGCAGTCGGCGGCCGCCGGAGCGCCCTACGTGCTGGTCGCAGTCACCCCGGCCAACGGTGTGACGATGCAACACGGATTCGCCGTCGACGTCGGATCGGCGCCGCACACCCCGGGTGAAGGATGGGTCCGTCTGAGCCGCAGCGGAACTCAGCTCACCGGCTACACCTCGGCCGACGGCGTCACGTGGACCCGGCTGGGCACGGTCACCCTGGATCTCGGCGCCGACGTCGAGATAGGGCTGTTCGTCACGTCACACAACGGATCCCAGGTGAACACCTCGGTGTTCGACCACGTCGTCGTCACCGGCGCCGACGTCACCGCTCCCGCCGCCGTCGCGGTATAG